A genomic region of Colletotrichum destructivum chromosome 5, complete sequence contains the following coding sequences:
- a CDS encoding Putative RTA-like protein translates to MAGSGVPILGSLYVYAPNKAAPIFFTIAYAISAAVHIWQCHHYKAWKLIGLHPFCALLFTLGYALREYGAYNSMYLAADKTPLILFILSQICIFIGPPLLELANYHILGRIFHYVPSAAPFNPARVTAFFGGLIALVEGLNAAGVALAANAKAKDASKKAGHNLILVALAFQVAVVLVFAYLSATFHRRCLSTRVPAQIKAVQSTLTTLYLSMTLILVRCLFRLVENSMGATSVDLRSMEALLRLSPVLRYESYFYVFEASLMFVNSALWNVRHPGPHLPQNPHIYLAQDGTEVEGEADGDERRPLLLRMANTLMFGLLIRDKKSDLRRQPQELSENTGSGSHGRPRGQAT, encoded by the exons ATGGCAGGAAGTGGAGTGCCCA TCCTGGGTAGCCTATACGTCTATGCTCCAAACAAGGCCGCACCCATCTTCTTCACGATCGCCTACGCcatcagcgccgccgtccacaTCTGGCAATGCCA CCACTACAAGGCATGGAAATTGATCGGCTTGCATCCATTCTGCGCGTTGTTGTTCACTCTCGGGTATGCGCTCAGAGAGTACGGTGCCTACAACTCTATGTACCTCGCCGCCGATAAGACGCCCCtgatcctcttcatcctgaGCCAGATATGTATTTTCATCGGACC TCCGCTCCTTGAACTCGCCAACTATCATATCCTCGGCCGAATCTTCCACTACGTCCCCAGCGCTGCGCCCTTCAACCCGGCCCGAGTCACTGCCTTCTTCGGCGGCCTCATCGCCCTGGTCGAGGGTCTCAACGCCGCGGGTGTCGCCCTagccgccaacgccaaggcAAAGGACGCATCCAAGAAGGCTGGTCACaacctcatcctcgtcgccctcgcgtTCCAAGTCGCCGTTGTGCTCGTCTTCGCCTACCTCTCCGCCACCTTCCACCGCCGTTGCCTCAGCACCCGCGTCCCTGCGCAGATCAAAGCCGTCCAGTCGACGCTGACCACGCTCTACCTGAGCATGACGCTGATCCTGGTGCGCTGTCTCTTCCGACTCGTCGAGAACTCGATGGGCGCGACGAGTGTGGACCTCCGGAGCATGGAGGCGCTGTTGAGGCTGAGCCCCGTCCTGCGCTACGAGTCGTACTTTTACGTTTTCGAAGCGAGCCTCATGTTCGTCAACTCGGCGCTCTGGAACGTGCGGCACCCGGGACCTCACCTGCCCCAGAACCCTCACATCTACCTCGCGCAAGACGGAACCGAGGTCGAGGgagaggccgacggcgacgagcgcCGACCGCTTCTGTTGCGTATGGCCAACACTCTGATGTTCGGTCTGCTTATACGTGACAAAAAAAGCGATCTTCGCAGGCAACCACAGGAGCTTTCCGAGAACACAGGCAGTGGCAGCCATGGCAGACCTAGGGGACAAGCCACTTAG
- a CDS encoding Putative P-loop containing nucleoside triphosphate hydrolase, with protein METIVLAVIGPHGAGKTSFIESVTECEPENLPETPAPIEFRDGWLDLQFAALNAPEVSLYRCKLAPDQTPFILVDTPGLSARKDNLPNYKMIDFIKGRLDSASVELHGVIYLQRSMETTDAEFAIHNIEAFHEAFASDEFRHLLVATTFWDVSPKVGSMDHLDYFHKELRRLDASTGLKLKRARLNNDFESSIRLLQKIQRVSTSHAFGSRESGYGASADENGIWELTLSKGKCSVM; from the coding sequence ATGGAGACGATCGTGCTCGCAGTCATTGGTCCTCATGGGGCCGGCAAAACCTCCTTCATCGAGTCCGTGACGGAGTGCGAGCCCGAGAATCTGCCTGAAACCCCAGCTCCTATCGAATTCCGCGACGGCTGGCTGGATCTCCAGTTTGCGGCTCTGAACGCCCCCGAAGTCTCCTTGTACCGCTGCAAGCTCGCACCCGACCAGACTCCCTTCATCCTGGTCGACACCCCAGGCCTCTCCGCCCGGAAGGACAACCTCCCGAACTACAAGATGATCGACTTCATCAAGGGCCGCCTTGACAGCGCGAGCGTTGAGCTGCACGGCGTCATCTACCTCCAGCGCAGCATGGAGACGACGGATGCCGAGTTCGCCATCCACAACATCGAGGCTTTCCACGAGGCGTTCGCGTCCGACGAGTTCCGGCACCTCCTCGTGGCGACGACCTTTTGGGACGTCTCGCCCAAAGTCGGCTCCATGGACCACCTTGATTACTTTCACAAGGAACTCCGACGGCTAGACGCATCGACGGGGTTGAAGCTCAAACGCGCGCGGCTGAACAACGACTTCGAGTCGAGCATTCGTCTCCTTCAAAAAATCCAGCGGGTGTCGACGTCTCACGCCTTTGGCAGCCGGGAGTCTGGTTATGGGGCGTCAGCGGACGAGAACGGGATCTGGGAGCTCACCTTGTCGAAGGGCAAGTGCAGCGTGATGTGA
- a CDS encoding Putative zn(2)Cys(6) fungal-type DNA-binding domain, fungal transcription factor: MDDQTHKRHCWECRRRCLVCDFTEPSCRRCSSSGIPCPGYGDVRPPRLKWLAPGRVVSRKPRPKNTRAAGNVLPTWTRRMPAINTRTIDWDMPSLDTEETAGRNLFHAAEYYNSCIFRDLAPALDLGRNPQIHDASPAQVQEALTIPDFIRLGLLCMTLSHRINQLGTRDIPQSKVLAERYYLCRGKALRSLSKQFDADHNCTSDFVIGGVLTLLLLDIQSGAPPHWLHHLQGVRKLIDLRGGFRKLAKTQSLAPLLHCLWFVGIITNTTCPKSHLDTSAISHLEALDFMREQYGSAMTPSQVWPPQLLAEVIKITHLRLQVTRKRTGNLERISAEANEILDRIQLFSPEQLSESKASSREDWICIGNVYKSAVALYCVLSLQSASVLPETPTLRASCASHGQHLQHLLSTSLSSPRTRMFMFWPLILLGVEAVHGDVTTRDFVSKHLLELSRVVGTSVPLTAQRVLASFWASGGQSWDACFDRPYPFTTQIAVDVGRVYAPRQRDL; this comes from the exons ATGGACGATCAGACCCACAAGCGGCACTGTTGGGAATGTCGCCGACGCTGCCTTGTCTGCGACTTCACTGAACCATCATGCCGGAGGTGCTCTTCATCCGGTATCCCATGTCCCGGGTACGGTGATGTAAGACCGCCGAGACTGAAGTGGCTCGCGCCTGGTAGGGTCGTGTCTCGAAAGCCGAGGCCAAAGAACACACGCGCTGCTGGAAACGTACTCCCaacctggacgaggagaatGCCGGCGATTAACACAAGGACAATTGATTGGGACATGCCGTCTTTAGACACGGAAGAAACTGCCGGCCGTAACCTGTTCCACGCCGCGGAGTATT ACAATTCATGTATATTCAGAGATCTGGCCCCAGCACTTGACCTTGGGCGAAACCCCCAGATACACGATGCTTCGCCTGCCCAAGTACAAGAAGCTCTAACGATACCTGATTTCATACGGCTGGGTCTTCTCTGTATGACCCTCAGCCACCGGATCAACCAACTTGGCACGAGGGACATTCCCCAATCCAAAGTGTTGGCTGAGAGATACTACCTTTGTCGAGGGAAAGCACTACGCTCTCTCAGTAAGCAGTTCGACGCGGACCACAACTGTACGAGCGATTTTGTTATTGGCGGGGTGTTGACTCTGTTACTTCTCGAC ATCCAATCGGGTGCCCCACCACATTGGCTGCATCATCTCCAAGGAGTCCGGAAGCTGATTGACCTCCGCGGCGGCTTTCGTAAGCTGGCAAAGACGCAAAGCCTAGCTCCGTTGCTACACTGCCTCTGGTT CGTTGGCATCATCACGAACACGACCTGCCCGAAGTCTCACCTCGATACTTCGGCGATCTCGCACCTCGAGGCTCTTGACTTCATGAGAGAGCAATACGGTTCCGCAATGACCCCGTCGCAAGTATGGCCTCCGCAActgctggccgaggtcaTCAAGATCACCCATCTTCGGCTGCAAGTGACGAGAAAGCGGACCGGCAATCTGGAGCGCATCTCGGCAGAGGCCAACGAGATCCTAGACCGTATCCAACTTTTCTCTCCAGAGCAACTATCCGAGTCCAAGGCTTCGTCGAGAGAGGACTGGATATGTATCGGCAACGTGTACAAGTCCGCCGTTGCATTGTACTGCGTTCTCTCGCTACAGAGCGCGTCAGTCCTTCCGGAAACTCCGACCTTGCGGGCTTCTTGTGCCTCACACGGCCAGCACCTGCAGCATCTTCTCAGCACGAGTCTATCATCGCCGCGGACCAGGATGTTCATGTTCTGGCCGCTGATCTTGCTGGGCGTGGAAGCTGTACACGGGGACGTGACGACGCGTGACTTTGTCTCGAAGCACCTCCTGGAGCTGAGCCGCGTCGTGGGCACATCCGTGCCGCTGACGGCGCAGCGGGTCCTTGCTTCCTTCTGGGCGTCGGGCGGTCAGAGCTGGGACGCCTGCTTCGATCGGCCGTATCCCTTTACGACGCAGATTGCCGTAGACGTCGGCCGGGTATACGCTCCCCGGCAACGGGACCTTTGA